In Oncorhynchus clarkii lewisi isolate Uvic-CL-2024 chromosome 2, UVic_Ocla_1.0, whole genome shotgun sequence, one DNA window encodes the following:
- the LOC139376356 gene encoding E3 ubiquitin/ISG15 ligase TRIM25-like isoform X2: protein MCSDHLRPHLESPVFQSHTLAHPGVEDTSPWRCPEHQEMNRIYCRQCSVCVCTVCTVIGSHRDHACVSIREAERELRGNLKQEMKKMQGAEQSLISRVTEMTEKKQRFQVSSTT, encoded by the exons ATGTGCTCCGACCACCTCCGGCCTCACCTGGAGTCCCCTGTCTTCCAGAGCCACACCCTGGCACACCCTGGTGTGGAGGACACCTCACCCTGGAG GTGCCCGGAACACCAGGAGATGAACCGAATCTACTGccgtcagtgtagtgtgtgtgtctgtaccgtgtGTACCGTGATCGGGTCGCACCGGGACCACGCTTGCGTCAGCATCAGAGAGGCCGAGAGGGAGCTGAGG GGGAACCTGAAACAGGAGATGAAGAAGATGCAGGGAGCGGAACAGTCTTTAATCAGCAGAGTGACTGAGATGACAGAGAAGAAACAGAGATTCCAG